In a genomic window of Labeo rohita strain BAU-BD-2019 chromosome 20, IGBB_LRoh.1.0, whole genome shotgun sequence:
- the gorab gene encoding RAB6-interacting golgin — translation MAAWAGFSEEELRRLKHNGEFINQAVPVTLGRGRKAAPTNRSRQQMQRERALQQAAKQKEDSHSLPPDQQLAKPPDPPAVSHPAPVKPQDEPKPLESQLVEHEAQPVKHEPESPAESVPTAVIKELDKQEVELREKNRLQQLQWEQRMMEEKNKKRKALLAKTIAEKSKQTQAEAVKLKKIQRELQLLDDSVSSDIGILRKLIEQSSMDYSQAWKRFEKAEAEYVAAKMDLHRKTEVKEQLTEHLCAIIQQNELRKAQKLEELMLQLELNAEDIPIPEETVLEDKERESSSQPVTENGPAAETEVDGSSMSKDSSITESAISQDNQESKATDVSADGLS, via the exons ATGGCTGCATGGGCTGGATTTTCAGAGGAAGAACTGCGAAGATTGAAACACAACGGCGAATTCA TAAACCAGGCTGTGCCTGTCACATTGGGTCGTGGCCGTAAAGCCGCTCCGACTAACCGGAGTAGACAGCAGATGCAGCGGGAAAGGGCTCTGCAGCAAGCAGCCAAGCAGAAGGAGGACAGCCACTCTCTTCCACCCGACCAACAGCTTGCTAAACCCCCTGACCCACCTGCTGTCAGTCACCCTGCTCCTGTCAAACCACAGGACGAGCCTAAACCATTGGAGTCACAACTAGTTGAACATGAAGCACAACCTGTTAAGCATGAACCAGAATCACCTGCAGAGTCTGTGCCAACAGCAGTCATCAAGGAGCTGGACAAACAGGAAGTGGAATT GCGAGAGAAAAACCGTCTACAGCAGTTGCAGTGGGAGCAACGGATGATGGAAGAGAagaataagaaaagaaaagctCTCCTTGCAAAAACCATTGCTGAAAA ATCCAAACAGACACAGGCTGAAGCTGTGAAGCTGAAGAAGATCCAGAGAGAACTTCAGTTACTGGATGATTCTGTGTCCAGTGACATTGGGATTCTCAGAAAACTGATCGAGCAATCAAGCATGGATTATTCCCAGGCGtg GAAGCGCTTCGAGAAAGCAGAGGCTGAGTATGTTGCCGCTAAGATGGACTTGCACAGGAAAACGGAGGTGAAAGAGCAGCTGACAGAGCACCTGTGTGCAATCATCCAACAAAATGAGCTGCGCAAGGCCCAGAAACTGGAGGAGTTGATGCTTCAGCTAGAGCTCAATGCTGAGGACATCCCCATCCCAGAGGAAACAGTTCTAGAGGACAAAGAGAGGGAGTCCAGCTCCCAGCCTGTTACCGAAAACGGTCCTGCAGCAGAAACAGAAGTGGACGGCTCAAGTATGAGCAAAGACAGTTCCATTACAGAATCAGCGATCAGCCAAGATAATCAGGAGAGCAAAGCAACAGATGTTTCTGCAGATGGGCTAAGCTAG